In Campylobacter concisus, a single window of DNA contains:
- the trpD gene encoding anthranilate phosphoribosyltransferase: MILLIDNYDSFVFNVEQYVKELTDEEVRCVRNDKITLDEIKKLNPSKIVLSPGPKHPKDSGVCLEILKADLGVPVLGICLGHQAIGLSYGAKIKRLDDPLHGKTSFIDVKNKEPLFAGLPERFEVMRYHSLYVDELPASLSADAVSDDGVVMALSVKDKPIFGIQFHPESYFTQYGKKIVENFVNYKAKDEVKEPKIRSLKPYLIKLQESIPLDDSDFEQICEIIASKEYEIVQLSALLVLISEKSLYPKSLAALAKNILKYSQTYRDDTPMIDLCGTGGDGFKTINISTTVAFILASLGIKVAKHGNKAVSSKSGSSDVLEILGVKSEKSLAKQRKNLASKNLAFFHAPFFHPLVGEVREVRQRLGIRTVFNVLGPLLNPNLNLTNQLVGVYHKPVLKLYAQTLKILGRKHALVVRGDDGLDEITLCSETSVVELKNGEIFEYSITPEQFGFKRALHSDIEGGTPEENAKTLIRTLKGEEQGAKFDIVVFNAMFALYAADGAKSPDEAKKMVLEAINSGKAYKFYEEFIKAGANGTS; encoded by the coding sequence TTGATTTTACTCATAGATAATTACGATAGTTTTGTTTTTAATGTCGAGCAATATGTAAAAGAGCTTACTGATGAAGAGGTCAGATGTGTTAGAAACGACAAGATTACACTTGATGAGATCAAAAAACTAAACCCAAGCAAGATCGTTTTAAGCCCAGGACCAAAGCACCCAAAAGATAGCGGAGTTTGTTTAGAAATTCTAAAAGCCGACCTTGGCGTGCCTGTGCTTGGAATTTGCCTTGGACACCAAGCTATCGGCCTAAGCTACGGCGCAAAGATAAAAAGACTAGATGACCCACTACACGGCAAAACCTCATTTATCGACGTGAAAAACAAAGAGCCGCTCTTTGCTGGGCTACCTGAGCGCTTTGAGGTCATGCGCTACCACTCTCTCTATGTCGATGAGCTCCCAGCTAGCTTAAGCGCTGATGCGGTGAGCGATGATGGCGTAGTTATGGCACTTAGCGTTAAAGATAAGCCGATCTTTGGTATCCAGTTTCACCCTGAGAGCTACTTTACGCAATACGGCAAAAAGATCGTTGAAAATTTTGTAAATTATAAGGCAAAAGATGAGGTTAAAGAGCCAAAAATTCGCTCTCTTAAGCCATATCTTATCAAGCTTCAAGAGAGTATACCGCTTGATGATAGCGACTTTGAGCAAATTTGCGAGATAATAGCCAGTAAAGAGTACGAGATAGTGCAGCTTTCAGCCCTTTTGGTGCTCATTAGCGAAAAGAGCCTCTATCCAAAAAGTCTCGCTGCGCTTGCAAAAAACATCCTAAAATACTCGCAAACCTACCGCGATGATACGCCTATGATCGATCTTTGTGGCACAGGAGGCGATGGCTTTAAGACGATAAATATCTCAACAACTGTGGCATTTATCCTTGCAAGTCTTGGCATAAAGGTCGCAAAACACGGCAACAAGGCAGTTTCAAGCAAGTCTGGCAGCTCTGATGTGCTTGAAATTTTAGGTGTAAAAAGTGAAAAATCACTGGCAAAACAGCGTAAAAATTTAGCTAGTAAAAATTTAGCCTTCTTTCACGCGCCATTTTTCCATCCGCTAGTGGGTGAGGTGAGAGAAGTGCGCCAAAGACTCGGCATAAGGACCGTATTTAATGTGCTTGGACCGCTTTTAAATCCAAATTTAAACCTTACAAACCAGCTAGTTGGCGTCTATCATAAGCCTGTTTTAAAACTCTACGCCCAGACGCTTAAGATCCTTGGCAGAAAGCACGCTCTAGTCGTTCGCGGCGATGACGGACTTGATGAGATCACACTTTGCAGTGAAACGAGCGTTGTGGAGCTAAAAAATGGCGAAATTTTTGAATACAGCATCACGCCAGAGCAGTTTGGCTTTAAAAGAGCGCTTCACAGCGATATCGAGGGTGGCACGCCTGAAGAAAATGCCAAAACATTGATCCGCACGCTAAAAGGCGAGGAGCAGGGGGCGAAATTTGACATCGTGGTCTTTAACGCTATGTTTGCGCTTTATGCAGCTGATGGCGCAAAGAGCCCAGACGAGGCTAAAAAAATGGTGCTTGAGGCTATAAATTCAGGCAAGGCGTATAAATTTTATGAAGAGTTTATAAAGGCTGGGGCTAATGGCACTAGTTAA
- a CDS encoding ArsS family sensor histidine kinase — MKYSITTKITIIFAIAFSLMCLLFVTFANIQQESALEKLKDRQISAMNYLVALYERGNPPRDLEHYFKNFYLEYVGNKNLATSIATNGTVVFTQHTPLGVVQSVNYKGDLYLLIKNPSFQLLLESNDARHVNDPLWVAFLIVSALLISLYVSVLRSLSPLRRLSKDIRKFASGNMEMAMTARLNENEQDEIGQVAVEFDNAVCKIRELIRSRQLFLRAIMHELKTPIGKGRIVSEMVANETQKMRLINVFERLEMLINEFSKVEQLLSKSYALNYQECHFSLILEQVQDMLMLDKFEERVSCDIRDDVILRVDFQLFSLAIKNLIDNALKYAEDKKAILICDSEFIAVKNLGKKLNHPIDYYKQAFVRGDKVSVGSGMGLGLYIIEQICQMQKFELTYDYEDGYHVFKILLRSKAKRA; from the coding sequence ATGAAATATTCCATAACTACGAAGATAACTATTATCTTTGCCATAGCTTTCTCGCTGATGTGCTTGCTCTTTGTAACTTTTGCAAACATTCAGCAAGAGAGCGCTTTAGAAAAGCTAAAGGATAGACAAATAAGTGCGATGAACTACCTTGTCGCACTCTATGAACGCGGAAATCCTCCAAGAGATTTAGAGCATTATTTTAAAAATTTTTACTTAGAGTATGTTGGAAATAAAAATTTAGCCACTTCAATAGCTACAAACGGGACTGTTGTTTTTACACAGCACACGCCTCTTGGAGTGGTACAATCGGTTAATTACAAAGGCGATTTGTATTTGCTTATTAAAAATCCGTCTTTTCAGCTACTTCTTGAAAGTAATGACGCAAGACACGTAAATGATCCGCTTTGGGTTGCTTTTTTGATAGTTTCAGCCCTTCTCATCTCACTTTATGTTTCTGTTCTTAGAAGTCTTTCGCCGCTTAGAAGGCTTAGTAAAGACATCAGAAAATTTGCCAGTGGAAATATGGAAATGGCGATGACGGCTAGGCTAAATGAAAATGAGCAAGATGAGATCGGTCAGGTCGCAGTGGAGTTTGATAACGCCGTTTGTAAGATAAGAGAACTCATCCGTTCAAGGCAGCTATTTTTGCGTGCGATTATGCACGAGCTAAAGACTCCTATTGGCAAGGGGAGGATCGTCTCTGAGATGGTCGCAAACGAGACTCAAAAGATGAGACTTATCAATGTATTTGAGCGACTTGAGATGCTGATAAATGAATTTAGTAAAGTTGAACAGCTCCTTTCTAAAAGCTACGCACTAAACTACCAAGAGTGCCATTTTTCGCTTATATTAGAGCAAGTGCAAGATATGCTTATGCTTGATAAATTTGAAGAGCGAGTGAGCTGTGATATCAGGGACGATGTCATATTAAGAGTGGATTTTCAGCTTTTTAGTTTAGCGATTAAAAATTTGATAGACAATGCCCTAAAATACGCAGAGGATAAAAAGGCTATTTTGATCTGCGATAGCGAATTTATTGCGGTTAAAAATTTAGGCAAAAAGCTAAATCATCCGATTGATTACTACAAACAAGCTTTTGTGCGTGGCGATAAAGTGAGCGTAGGGAGTGGCATGGGGCTTGGACTTTATATCATCGAGCAAATTTGTCAGATGCAAAAATTTGAGCTTACTTACGACTACGAAGACGGCTATCACGTCTTTAAAATTTTACTTAGATCAAAGGCGAAGCGAGCATGA
- the recR gene encoding recombination mediator RecR, with the protein MKRGLEKFNELTESFAKLPGVGKKSAARFAYFVCMQDSFAGLRLAQNIEDAVRFIKRCERCGGLSENEICDICSDESRDSEVILLVESPKDILVFEQNGIYNGLYFVLDEIDEDAIERLRSAIKQNGSKEVVFAFTPGLNSDALMLYVEDKLGMSEISFSKIAQGVPTGVNLENVDMLSLLKAYESRTKA; encoded by the coding sequence ATGAAAAGAGGCTTAGAAAAATTTAACGAGCTAACTGAGTCTTTTGCAAAGCTCCCTGGTGTTGGTAAAAAATCAGCCGCAAGGTTTGCTTACTTTGTCTGCATGCAAGATAGCTTTGCAGGGCTAAGACTCGCTCAAAATATCGAAGATGCGGTGAGGTTTATTAAACGTTGTGAGCGTTGCGGTGGGCTAAGTGAAAATGAAATTTGTGATATTTGCAGCGACGAGAGCAGGGATAGCGAGGTCATTTTGCTGGTTGAGAGCCCAAAAGATATTCTAGTCTTTGAGCAAAATGGCATCTACAACGGCCTTTACTTCGTACTTGACGAGATAGATGAGGATGCCATAGAGAGACTACGAAGTGCTATCAAGCAAAATGGCTCAAAAGAGGTCGTTTTTGCCTTTACACCAGGGCTAAATTCTGACGCGCTCATGCTTTACGTCGAGGATAAGCTTGGCATGAGTGAAATTTCATTTAGCAAGATCGCCCAGGGCGTGCCAACTGGTGTAAATTTAGAAAACGTCGACATGCTTTCACTTTTAAAAGCCTACGAAAGCCGTACAAAAGCCTAA